The Halorussus rarus genome includes the window AGCTGCTCGATGATCCAGGCGTTGAACTCCTCGTCGAACCGCCACTCGCCGGGGCGGCTTCCGACCTCGAAGCGGTCGTCGGTGGCGAACGCCGCGAACACGTGGTAGAAGCCCAGGATGACGTCCGCGAAGTCCTTGGCGTTGCCGCCGGTCTCCTCGCGCTTGTTCTGGAGTTCCTCGCGGCCCGAGTCGGTCAGCTCGAAGTACTTGCGGTCGGGCTCGTCCTCGCGCTCGATGCGCTCGGCCCAGCCCTCCTCCTCGAACTTGTAGAGGATGGGGTAGACCGACCCGTAGGAGGGCTCCCAGTGCCCGCCGCTGATGGACCGTATTTCCTTGAGAATCTCGTACCCGTAGCGAGGCTTCTCGTCGAGCAGTTCGAGCACGAGATACGCGATGAGGCCTTTCGGCGGGCCGCTTTTCCGCATTAGCCGAAAATTCAGACCGTGATTTTGAAAGGCTTTCGGTCGGGGAAACGAACGGAGACGCTCCGCGAGACGCGAGAGCAGTCCGGACGAGGGCCGATAGCTCCGGGTCGCGGGTGCGACTCAAAAACCTATTGTCGCCTCGGTCCCCACTTCCCGATATGACGAGAGAGCCTCCGGCGACGAACGAGGGATGGTACGCGCTGCACGACTTCCGGACGGTCGACTGGGACGCGTGGCGGGCCGCGCCCGAGCGCGAGCGCGAGGCCGCCCTCGAGGAGGGCGTCTCGTTCCTGCGCGAGCGCGTCGACGTGACAGACGCCGAGGACGGCTCCACGGCCGTGTTCTCGATGCTGGGCCACAAGGCCGACCTGCTGGTCCTCCACTTCCGGCCGACGGTGGCCGCCCTCGACACCGCCGAGCGGGCGTTCGAGGGCACCGCGTTCGCCGAGTACACCGAGCGGTCGGCCTCGTACGTCTCGGTCACGGAGGTCGGCGGCTACACCTCCGAGGAGATGACCAAGGAGCCCGAGGAGATCGAGGACACGGGCCTGGCGCGCTACGCCGAGAGCAAGCTCTACCCCGAGATCCCCGACAGCGAGTTCGCCTGCTTCTACCCGATGGACAAGCGCCGCGCCCCCGGCCAGAACTGGTACGACCTCCCGTTCGACGAGCGGGCCGAGATGATGGACACCCACGGCGAGATCGGCAAGACCTACGCCGGGCAGGTCAAGCAGATCATCACGGGCTCCATCGGGATGGACGACTTCGAGTGGGGCGTCGACCTGTTCGGCAACGACCCGACCGCCATCAAGGACCTGCTGTACGAGCTCCGGTTCGACGAGAGCAGCTCGAAGTACGCCGACTTCGGCTCGTTCTACTTCGGCCGGCAGTTCCCGCCCGAGGACCTGCCGGCGTTCATG containing:
- a CDS encoding PadR family transcriptional regulator, which translates into the protein MRKSGPPKGLIAYLVLELLDEKPRYGYEILKEIRSISGGHWEPSYGSVYPILYKFEEEGWAERIEREDEPDRKYFELTDSGREELQNKREETGGNAKDFADVILGFYHVFAAFATDDRFEVGSRPGEWRFDEEFNAWIIEQLIRHYERDFGDFERIPDTPEEFAERMGLEDDGSE